Below is a genomic region from Rhododendron vialii isolate Sample 1 chromosome 5a, ASM3025357v1.
AGCAAAGCCATCTTGCTTAGCACTCCACCCcttcgcctataaatagaagggcaCTAtcactaagaaaaaaaatcggaACTCCTTCTCAACtgcactctctcctctctactAGCCTATTTCTTACCAaacttcttcttgtcttctccacttactgacaagttcgtcggagcttcttcctggaggaacatccccctccggttctgcaggtactcCAAGTTCAACGCCGTCTCCCATGGTCCAGCAAACGGAGAAAAGTACATAGGAAAGATCATGACGAAAGCGATCCCCACAGTATATATCTGAGTTGGGTGTACATAGAATTCTAAAACGCACCAATAATTTGAATTATAAATTTGGAATTATATAtgtttatctttttaaaaagcATATGTACTCCCAAGTAGCATTATTTTGAACGAAAAATAGAAGGAAGATTAATCGTCCATGTTACCATATGATGGAGAGTCAGTTCAAAACACCTTACGGCCCACCTTTGGGAAATTTTTGCTTTCATGTTCTTAATGTGCTGGCAGGCTCTCTATTTGGGAACACTCAGATTTGGTTTGTATAATACTTACTAGCTAATAGCTATCCTCATTGTATTATTTGGAAATCTCAGCTTCTAACTTATGCTGATAGATTAGCAAAATAATTCTTTCCTCAAGTCTTCATCTGTCCTTGTTATTCACATGTTGCCTCGATAACATGAAGAAAACATAAAAGATTCTCAGATCATGTGCAAGGTTCAGTTGAATATTGGGATGGACAGCTAGAGTAGACGTTGTGCTGAAATTTTCATGCCAGAGGAGACAGCTGGGAATCAACTCCACTCGTGCATCGCATTTTCAATGAACCACATTTTACTATACTACTATATATGTTGCATAATCATTTTGGGGTCAATTTGGTGGGAGACATTGAGAAATCATTTCCGTGAAAGCGTGTAGATCCAAATCGAAACCATGTTACAGCCAGCTGGTTGTTGGAGAGGATGAGATTCCTTGTCTCCTTTCAGCCTGGTATATATGTGGAGCCTGATGAAGAGGAAAGGAAACACAACCCACCACAAGTAACTTGACATTGAAAATTTCCCATCCAGTTCTAATTGTCCTTATTCCCAATTGCAAAGAAAAATGGCTTCATCTTCTTTGAGATCAAAATCCTTCTACCATTCTCGTTCTGTCAGCCTGCCTTCTACACTTCACCCAGTCATTCCTCACTTCGATGAGCATTTGGGGCTAAGTGGCCTTGAAAACATGTATGATCGTTTGGATGATTTGCTTCTATTGCCACACACTCAACTATCTTTTGCTCAACAACGTCATGAGAAATGGGTTGAAGTTGTGCTGGAAAAGTATCTAGGGCTGTTGGATGTGTGTGCTACCATTAAAGATGTATCCTCACAAACAAAGCAAGATTTACAAGGCCTTCTTTCAATCCTACGCAGAAGAAGGGAGGAGAATGACTTTTCAGAGTacttaaattcaaaaaagaaggcAAATAAGGTGATCCAAAAGTCCTTAAAGGATTTGAAGAGTATCAAAACCAAGCACACCGACGTAGTTGTTGGCAAAAGCCGGGAAACTTTGGATTCGCTGAATGAGGTTGAAGCAGCCACTATTGGGGTTTTCGAGACATTGTTGTCCTATATTTCAGGGACAAAGGCAGAGTCAAGATTTTCTTCGGTTTCCAAACTCATGCCGCGAAAGAACGTTGCATCCAAAGATGAAGAAACAAAGAGTAACGTGTTTGACAAATTTGATGCTGCATTCCACTTGCTCAACAATCTTAAGATGAGCAAATCTGATAATACAATGCACGTTGAGAATGTGCAACACCAGTTGGGGAAGATGGAGTCAAGCATTCAAGATATCGAAGAAGGACTTGACTGTTTATTCAGACGGTTAATCAAAACGAGAGTTATCCTCCTCAACATTCTCAACCACTAGCTAGAAAAAACGATAAAAACTGTAGTGCAATATTTTTGGCATCTACAATGTTGCCCAAGATTTTTGATTAGCtgttcatacttgtatttgAGGCTTACACTTTATATTTCGTCCATCGATCATAATTGAATATACTTGAGACAATTCTTTTTACAACTTTAGTTCTCTCCTTATCATTCGataacactttatttttttttttatccgccatTCGATAACACTTGGaaatgaatgaaccataaataCCTGGTTAAAGTTTCTGATGGTAAAGGAAAATATACAGGAAGGGGAAAACTGTGATTCAAAAATCTAAATTGTATGTTTCAACGCCCACATTACAGTTTCACAAAGTTGGAAAACATAGGTGTACAAAACTAGAGAAAAACTAATCTAGAGAAAAACTTATAAAAAGTCGGAGCTAAAAGTTATTACTGTCCCCATATGGAATAAAATAATGGTTATGAGTGGTCATTAAAACTAGACAGTCGATGCTTCCAAACaattgggatttttccgaaacaATTTGTTCTTCAACCCGTAGAGGGTAAAGTCGTCCAATATATTTTATGGATAAATAATTTTGGAGCCAAACTAAATTGGTTAGGAAATAGGTTAGACAAGTTTTTCAACCGTTCAAACAACAtgcaaatcggagtttgggagtgtccgtgGCATGACTGCAATGTTTGAtcggttttgaaatttcaacaatgtgtgcgcctggggcgcaagGATTTGCACTTGAGCGCATTAACACTCAGCAATTAGTCAAAATTTGCGGGTTCGCTCCAGACACTCCCGAATTctgatttttgcaaggtttgaaccattaaaaagatTGTTGAAtatactttttaacccaagtagtttggatttaaaattatttgtaaTAAAATATGATAAATTTACTCTCTGTGAGTTGAAATATAAATCATTCCAATAAAACGCTGGCATCTccttcattttaaatcggataaagacctataATATATCGGTAAAGAGGActtttaaagttctaaaagatggtggtttgGTAGTCGTTGTGGTCAAGTGACATTTTTTGTGATATAAACATTGAAATTTGGCTTCGTAAATGTCTAAGCCTTGTATTTCTTAGGAAACTTCCGATGATTATACAAATTTTGTGCGCTTTGATGAAGTCTGGAATGTCTTATGAACTCTCTCAAACTCTTTAAGAAAGGAATAAATACCGTAGAACTAGAAATGTGAGTACTAAATGGACTTCAGAATGAGTGGAAGGGTacgaaaatgtgttttagccttagtggctctgACGATCTTAAAATTGGTTTACTTTCAAATAtctttttggaaatcaaaatctaattatttttatggtttgatcctaccatcttttagtactttgaataccctgTTTATcaatataaaataggtttctaTCCTGCTTAAGGTTAGTTTGATTCAAGGACTTTCCGAAACAATTTGTTCTTCAACCCGTCGAGGATAAAGTTGCCTATAatattttgatgtataaataatttttaagcCTTACTAaattggttagaaagtaggctagacaagcttttcacggttcaaaccacatgcaaatcggagttcgaaaGTGTTGGTGGCAAGACCGCGAAGATTGTTGAAATTTTAACAATGCGCCCAGGGCACGATGCAATGTGACTGGGGCGTACaggcgcctgaggcgcattagcACTCATCAATTGGTTAAACTTTGCGGTTTCACTCCGAACACTCCCGAGCTCCAATTTTTGTAAGATTTGAACTATTAAAAAGCATGTTGAGTGTATTTTCTAACTCAAGTAGTTTGGAGTTAAAATTACTCGTACATAAAAGGTTATGACAAATTTACTCTGAGTGAGTTGAAATATAAATCATTccggtaaaacgctcgcatctgcTTCATTTTAAATCCGATAAAGACCTATAATATATcaataaagaggatttttaaagttctaaaagatGGTTgattccaaccataaaaataacaAAGCTTAGTTTATGAAAAGAGGATAGCAATTAAACCGCTACAATAATTATCTGATCACTAGCTACTAGCCCTCCACTATATACCAACACTGTCACCGTATGTAACACTACCTCTACACCACCATCTATTCACCATCTACTCCACCATATATCACTTCTGGTagtattaaaataattttacttGAGACAATTGGAATCTTCCCAGCCGTTGCATGAATTAACATGCATGAACTCCCAGAAGTGCTGATTAAACTACAACATACACGAGTTCCCATTTAGTTAttttaatctttttgttttgtcattcTTTAATCCTAATTTACTCTATCCTAGGGGACTTGGGGGAGGGAATGGGTGCTTAGGGAAATCGAACCCTGCCCATATCCATGGGAGTATAAGggaggcaccaactgcactGCACTCCACTTGCTAGTTATTTTAATCTTTACTAATCTCTTTCTTAAATATTTTCATTGTACCATATTGAACTTTAACCAGGTAAGTAACTAACTTGACTGACTGGGCATGTTACTATTTTTCATTCATTTCCAAGTGCTATGGAAGATGTAGAAGTGTAGAAGAAGAGAACTAAAGTTGTACACAGAATTCTCTAAGTATATTGGTTTATAACACAAGCACAAAATAAAAAGTGTATGGTCTTATGTACAAGTATGAACATCTAATCAAAAATCTTTGGCGACATTTTCTGATGCCAAAATATTGAACTACGGTTTTTATCTTTGTTGCTAGCTAATGGTTGAGAATGTTCAGGAGGATAAGTCTCGTTTTGATTTAACCGTCTAAACAAACACTCAAGTCCTTCTTCAATATCTTGAATGCTTGACTCCATCTTTTCCATCTGGTGTTGCACATTCTCGATGTGTACTGCATTATTAGATTTGCTCATCTTGTGATTGTTGAGCGAGTGTAATGCAGCATCAAATTTGTCAAAGACGTTACTCTTTGTTTCTTCATTTTCAGATGCAACGATCTTTCGATGCACTAGTTTGGAAGCCAAAGAAAATGCACTCAATCTTGAATCTGCTTTTGTTCCTGAAATATTGGACAAGAATGACTCCAACACCCCAATAGTGGCTTCTTCAACCTCATTTGTGAATCCAAAAGTTCCTGGCTTTTGCCAAGACCTACGATAGTGTGCTTGGTTTTGACACTCTTCAAATCTTTTAGATACTTTTGGATCACCTTCTTTGCCTTCTTTCTAGAATTTAAGTAGCTGGAAAAGTCATCCGCCTCCCTTCTTCTGCGTAGGATTGAAAGAAGGCCTTGTAAACCTTGCTTTGTTTGTGAGGATACATCTTTAGTGGTAGCACACACATATATCCAACAGCCCTAGATACTTTTCCAGCACAACTTCAACCCATTTCTCCTGGCTTTGTGGGGGAAAAGATTGCTGAGTATGAGGCAATAGAAGCAAATCATCCAAAGGATCATACATGTTTTCAAGGCCACTTAGCCTCAAATGCTCATCAACATGAGGAATGATCGGATGAAGTCTAGAAGGCAAGCTGACAGAACGAGCATGGTAGAAGGATTTTGATTTCAAAGGAGATAAAGCCATTTTTTCTTTGCAATTGGGAAAAAGGATACTTAGAACTGGATGTGAAATTTTCAATGGCAAGTTAGTTGTGGTGGGTTGTGTTTCCTTTCCTCTTCATTAGGCTCCAAATATATACCAGGCTGAAAGGAGACAAGGAATCTCATCCTCTTCAAAAATCAGCTGGCTACAACATGGTTTTGATTTAGATCTACACGCTTTCGTGGAGATGTTTACAGTATGTCTCTCACCAAATTGACCCCAAAATGATTATGCAATATAGTACAATGATGTTCATAGAAAATGCGATGCACGAGTGGAGTTGATGCATGGTTGTCTCCTCTGGCATGAAAATGTCAGCACTCTATAGTCTATTGCTTCTTTCCCCCATATTTAACTGTGCACATGATTTGAgcattttttatgttttcttcgTATTAGGCAACATTGCTGAGGTAAGGACAGATTAGACTTGAAGGTAATTTTAACTTCCATATTCATTAGCATCATTTAAAAGCTGAGATTTCTGAATGACACTGAATCTgagtgttcccaaacatcagcCACCACATTTTCCCTCTTTTCTAAACCAGACCAAATTCCTAAACTTGCACACGTCTCATAATTGTTCATTAAATTCCTGACTTGGGACAACTGGAATCTTGACAGCCTTGCATAACCTTGTAATCAGGATCCTCCTATTTAATATCTTAGTCAAATGTCTCACGATTATCTTTGTGGGTGCAACAAATAACATAGGTGGGTGCTAAAAGTTGAAAATTGTTGCCCTAGGATATGAGTTGAAGCCAATGAGTTTTCAAAAGAAGTTTATCTAATCAGTGCTTCCAAATGCAGAGGTCCAAACTTTTTCTAACAGAATGACTGTGATGTTTTCTTTCCCCTTGGATTCTTCCATCAACCCCGTCTCAATGATTTCCTTATCGACCAACATAGGGaaataacataaataataaatactTTAGCCAGCATTAACTCGATTTATTTCAGTCAAATTAGCTAGGCTGAAGCTAAACTATTGTGGACGAAAAAGCCTGCAAATTGCATATGGCTTTCCCATGTCTTTTCACTATTTACCGACACGGTGTAAGACTGGTAGTAGATCTGCAACTACCATGAAAACACATTATAAAATGTTAAAAGTGTTCTATGGTGGCTTTTTAGAAAAAGCGGCCAATACTAGTGTCGAGAAAACTACAATTTTTTTCTagtgtatattttttaatcagTCTCTAACATCTTTTTATGGTGTCTGTTATAATACATGCTTGGTTATATGCGATGAGAAAAATGGAGGGGAAGAAAGAAGCCATACTGATTCACATGACTAACCTCATTTTTTGAACTTTCACAGAAAACTTCTAAAATATTGTCATTCGACAAGTCACTCCCCATTTCATCTCCATCATCAACTGAGTAATGAATGAACCCAAACTAACAAGGAAAATGAGGTTTGATGGATAAGCAAGAATTTTGCTCAAACTATATCGATTTATATGTGGAGGGGAAACTACAGGTATAATGTTTCATTTACAACTACAATACTAAACATCAAAATTTCTGCTCCAAGATTTTCTTGGCTAGTGGTTGAGAATGTTGAGGAGGGAAACTCTAGTTTTGATCAACCGCCTAAACAAGAATTCTAGTCCTTCTTCCAGATCTTCAATGCTAGACCACATCTTCCACAACTGATTTTTAACTTCGTCCAGATCATTCTTGCTTGTCTTGGGACTGTTGAGGGAGTGCAATGCCGcatcaaatttctcaaaagcatctgtttttgtttcttcctcTTCGAGTGCAATGCTCTTCCGATTCATAAGTTTGGAAACCAAGGAAAATCCACTCACCCTTGATTCCACCTTTGCCCCTGCAATATAGGACAATGAAGACTCGAACACCCCAATCATGGCTGCTTCAACCTCATTTAACAAGCTAGAAATATCAAAAATCTCATGGGTTTTTTCAAAAGCTGTTGTGGTACTCTTGCTTTTGATACTCTTCAAATCTTTTAGAGACTTTTGGATCGCCTTCTTTGCCTTTTTTCTGGATGTTAAGTACCCTGCAAAGTCATTTGTATCCCTTCTTCTCCTCAAGATGGAAAGAAGGTTTTGTACATCTTGCTTTGTTTGGGTGGACACATCTTTTGCTGCGGCACAAATATCCAAGAGCCTGATATACTTTTCCAAAACCTCTTCAACCAATAACTGGTGTCGCTGTTGGGCAAAGGCTTGTTGAGTGCTTGGCAATAGAAGCATATTGTCCAAACGCTCAAACAATATTCGCAGTCCGTTAAGCCTCGAATTCTCACCAACATGAGGAATGAGTGGGTGAAGTCTAGAGGGCAAGCTGGCAGAACGAGTGTGGCAGTTGGATTTTGATCTCAAAGGAGAAGAATccatttctctttccaaatggaAACAAGGAAAACTATAAGTACTGGATGTGGAatgtgaaatttcaaaacttgtgATGAGTTAGTGGATTTGTGGTTCTGTCCCTCTTCTTAGTCTCAATATATATAAGAGGGAGAAGGAGACAAGGAATCTAAAACTCTCTTCAATTATCAACCAGCTAAAatgtgattttgatttggatctACAGCATCTTGCGGAGAGGTTCACGCAATGTCCCCCACCAAATAGGTCCTAGAATGGTTTTATATGCAATATTTTACATGGTTGGTTTATAACAATTACAATGCACGAGTGGTATCGATACCCGTTTGTCTCCTTTTCCTTCCATTAATATATATCCATTCTACACGATCTGAACATCTTTGTAAGGACAgccaaaacatttttcattgtttctATACCATCAGAGATCCAGCATTTCCCATgtgattctctttatttccaTTAGATCATCACCAAACTATAGACAACAGGAATCTTTCCATCTTTATTATCTTCT
It encodes:
- the LOC131327494 gene encoding uncharacterized protein LOC131327494 yields the protein MDSSPLRSKSNCHTRSASLPSRLHPLIPHVGENSRLNGLRILFERLDNMLLLPSTQQAFAQQRHQLLVEEVLEKYIRLLDICAAAKDVSTQTKQDVQNLLSILRRRRDTNDFAGYLTSRKKAKKAIQKSLKDLKSIKSKSTTTAFEKTHEIFDISSLLNEVEAAMIGVFESSLSYIAGAKVESRVSGFSLVSKLMNRKSIALEEEETKTDAFEKFDAALHSLNSPKTSKNDLDEVKNQLWKMWSSIEDLEEGLEFLFRRLIKTRVSLLNILNH
- the LOC131327493 gene encoding uncharacterized protein LOC131327493: MALSPLKSKSFYHARSVSLPSRLHPIIPHVDEHLRLSGLENMYDPLDDLLLLPHTQQSFPPQSQEKWVEVVLEKYLGLLDICKEGKEGDPKVSKRFEECQNQAHYRRSWQKPGTFGFTNEVEEATIGVLESFLSNISGTKADSRLSAFSLASKLVHRKIVASENEETKSNVFDKFDAALHSLNNHKMSKSNNAVHIENVQHQMEKMESSIQDIEEGLECLFRRLNQNETYPPEHSQPLASNKDKNRSSIFWHQKMSPKIFD
- the LOC131327492 gene encoding uncharacterized protein LOC131327492; its protein translation is MASSSLRSKSFYHSRSVSLPSTLHPVIPHFDEHLGLSGLENMYDRLDDLLLLPHTQLSFAQQRHEKWVEVVLEKYLGLLDVCATIKDVSSQTKQDLQGLLSILRRRREENDFSEYLNSKKKANKVIQKSLKDLKSIKTKHTDVVVGKSRETLDSLNEVEAATIGVFETLLSYISGTKAESRFSSVSKLMPRKNVASKDEETKSNVFDKFDAAFHLLNNLKMSKSDNTMHVENVQHQLGKMESSIQDIEEGLDCLFRRLIKTRVILLNILNH